The following are from one region of the Thermococcus cleftensis genome:
- a CDS encoding ATP synthase subunit B, producing MPGMEYSTVSKIYGPLMIVQGVKGVAYGEVVEIETESGEKRKGQVLEARQDMAIVQVFEGTRDLDIKSTRVRFTGETLKVPVSMDMLGRIFNGIGKPIDGGPEIIPEDRRDVHGAPLNPVARAYPRDFIQTGVSAIDGMNTLIRGQKLPIFSGSGLPHNMLAAQIARQAKVLGDEEQFAVVFAAMGITYEEANFFKKSFEETGAIERAVLFLNLADDPAIERIITPRMALTVAEYLAFDYDMQVLVILTDMTNYAEALREISAAREEVPGRRGYPGYMYTDLATIYERAGRVKGRKGSITQVPILTMPDDDITHPIPDLTGYITEGQIVLSRDLHRKGIYPPIDVLPSLSRLMKDGIGKGMTREDHPQLSQQLYAAYAEGRSLRDLVAVVGEEALSETDRKYLKFADRFEREFVAQRYDEDRSIFETLDLGWELLAELPESELKRVRKEYILKYHPKYRKREG from the coding sequence ATGCCGGGAATGGAGTACTCCACCGTTAGCAAGATTTACGGCCCGCTGATGATAGTCCAGGGCGTCAAGGGCGTTGCCTACGGTGAGGTCGTCGAGATAGAGACCGAGAGCGGCGAGAAGAGGAAGGGGCAGGTGCTTGAGGCCAGGCAGGACATGGCCATCGTCCAGGTCTTCGAGGGGACCCGTGATTTGGACATCAAGAGCACCCGCGTCCGCTTCACCGGCGAGACCCTCAAGGTTCCGGTTTCAATGGACATGCTCGGCAGGATATTCAACGGTATCGGGAAGCCCATCGATGGCGGACCGGAGATTATCCCGGAGGACAGGCGCGACGTCCACGGCGCTCCCCTCAACCCGGTCGCGAGAGCCTACCCGAGGGACTTCATACAGACCGGTGTCTCGGCCATAGATGGAATGAACACCCTCATTCGCGGCCAGAAGCTTCCGATATTCAGCGGTTCGGGTCTGCCACACAACATGCTCGCTGCACAGATAGCGAGGCAGGCCAAGGTTCTCGGCGACGAGGAGCAGTTCGCTGTCGTCTTCGCGGCAATGGGTATCACCTACGAAGAGGCCAACTTCTTCAAGAAGAGCTTCGAGGAGACCGGTGCCATCGAAAGGGCCGTCCTGTTCCTCAACCTCGCCGACGACCCGGCAATCGAGCGTATCATTACCCCGCGTATGGCGCTGACGGTTGCGGAGTACCTCGCCTTCGACTACGACATGCAGGTGCTGGTTATACTCACCGACATGACCAACTACGCGGAAGCTCTGCGTGAGATTTCAGCGGCGAGAGAAGAGGTTCCGGGCAGGCGCGGTTATCCGGGTTACATGTACACCGACCTGGCCACCATCTACGAGCGCGCTGGAAGGGTCAAGGGCAGGAAGGGAAGCATAACCCAGGTGCCCATTCTGACGATGCCGGACGACGACATAACCCACCCCATTCCCGACCTGACCGGATACATCACCGAGGGCCAGATAGTCCTCAGCAGGGACCTCCACAGGAAGGGTATCTACCCGCCCATTGATGTCCTTCCGTCGCTCAGCCGTCTGATGAAGGACGGTATCGGTAAGGGAATGACGAGAGAAGACCACCCGCAGCTCAGCCAGCAGCTCTACGCCGCCTACGCCGAGGGAAGGAGCCTCAGGGATCTCGTCGCCGTCGTCGGTGAAGAGGCATTAAGCGAGACCGACAGGAAGTATCTCAAGTTCGCGGACAGGTTTGAGAGGGAGTTCGTCGCCCAGCGCTACGACGAGGACAGGAGCATCTTCGAGACCCTCGACCTAGGCTGGGAGCTCTTGGCAGAGCTTCCGGAGAGCGAGCTCAAGCGTGTCAGGAAGGAGTACATCCTCAAGTACCACCCCAAGTACAGGAAGAGGGAGGGCTGA
- a CDS encoding ATP synthase subunit A has product MGRIIRVTGPLVVADGMKGSKMYEVVRVGEMGLIGEIIRLEGDRAVIQVYEETAGIKPGEPVEGTGASLSVELGPGLLTAMYDGIQRPLEALRELSGDFIARGLTAPALPRDKKWHFTPKVKVGDKVVGGDILGVVPETSIIEHKILVPPWVEGEIVEIAEEGDYTVEEVIARVKKPDGSIEELKMYHKWPVRVKRPYKRKLPPEVPLITGQRTIDTFFSQAKGGTAAIPGPFGSGKTVTQHQLAKWSDAQVVVYIGCGERGNEMTDVLEEFPKLKDPKTGKPLMERTVLIANTSNMPVAAREASIYTGITIAEYFRDQGYDVALMADSTSRWAEALREISGRLEEMPGEEGYPAYLASKIAEFYERAGRVVTLGSDERIGSVSVIGAVSPPGGDFSEPVVQNTLRVVKVFWALDADLARRRHFPAINWLRSYSLYVDSIKDWWHKNVDPEWKAMRDKAMELLQKEAELQEIVRIVGPDALPDREKAVLIVTRMLREDYLQQDAFDEVDTYCPPKKQVTMMRVILNFYEKTMQAVDRGVPVDEIAKLPVREKIGRMKYEPDLEKVRALIDETNAQFEELFKRYGA; this is encoded by the coding sequence ATGGGAAGGATAATTCGCGTTACCGGTCCGCTCGTCGTTGCCGACGGAATGAAAGGATCGAAGATGTACGAGGTCGTTCGCGTCGGCGAAATGGGGCTCATAGGAGAAATCATACGCCTCGAGGGCGACAGGGCTGTTATCCAGGTCTACGAGGAAACCGCCGGTATAAAGCCCGGGGAGCCGGTCGAGGGAACTGGCGCTTCGCTGAGCGTTGAGCTCGGTCCCGGACTGCTCACCGCGATGTACGATGGAATTCAGAGGCCACTTGAGGCCCTCAGGGAGCTGAGCGGCGACTTCATAGCGAGAGGTCTCACCGCCCCGGCCCTGCCGAGGGACAAGAAGTGGCACTTCACCCCGAAGGTTAAGGTCGGGGACAAGGTCGTTGGCGGCGATATACTCGGTGTCGTTCCCGAGACCAGCATCATCGAGCACAAGATACTCGTTCCGCCCTGGGTCGAGGGTGAGATCGTCGAGATCGCCGAGGAGGGTGACTACACCGTCGAGGAGGTCATAGCCAGGGTCAAGAAGCCTGACGGAAGCATCGAGGAGCTTAAGATGTACCACAAGTGGCCCGTCCGTGTCAAGAGGCCCTACAAGAGGAAGCTCCCGCCCGAGGTTCCGCTCATCACCGGACAGAGGACTATAGACACCTTCTTCAGCCAGGCCAAGGGTGGAACGGCCGCTATTCCTGGCCCATTCGGTTCCGGAAAGACCGTTACCCAGCACCAGCTGGCCAAGTGGAGTGACGCCCAGGTCGTCGTTTACATAGGTTGCGGTGAGCGCGGAAACGAGATGACCGACGTGCTTGAGGAGTTCCCGAAGCTCAAGGACCCGAAGACCGGAAAGCCGCTCATGGAGAGGACGGTTCTCATAGCCAACACCTCCAACATGCCGGTCGCGGCGCGTGAGGCTTCCATCTACACCGGAATCACCATAGCCGAGTACTTCCGCGACCAGGGCTACGACGTGGCTCTTATGGCCGACTCCACCTCGAGATGGGCCGAAGCTTTGCGTGAGATTTCTGGAAGGCTTGAGGAGATGCCCGGTGAGGAGGGTTACCCGGCATACCTCGCGAGCAAGATCGCCGAGTTCTACGAGCGTGCCGGTCGCGTCGTCACCCTCGGAAGCGACGAGAGGATAGGCAGTGTCTCCGTCATCGGTGCAGTCTCGCCGCCTGGCGGTGACTTCAGCGAGCCGGTCGTCCAGAACACCCTGCGTGTCGTCAAGGTCTTCTGGGCCCTCGATGCAGACCTTGCTCGTAGGAGGCACTTCCCGGCAATAAACTGGCTCAGGAGCTACTCGCTCTACGTGGACTCCATCAAGGACTGGTGGCACAAGAACGTCGATCCCGAGTGGAAGGCCATGAGGGACAAGGCGATGGAGCTTCTCCAGAAGGAGGCCGAGCTCCAGGAGATAGTCAGGATCGTCGGTCCCGATGCACTGCCGGACAGGGAAAAAGCGGTGCTTATCGTCACCAGAATGCTCCGTGAGGACTACCTCCAGCAGGACGCTTTCGATGAGGTGGACACCTACTGCCCGCCCAAGAAGCAGGTCACCATGATGAGGGTTATCCTCAACTTCTACGAGAAGACCATGCAGGCCGTCGATAGGGGAGTTCCCGTTGATGAAATAGCCAAGCTCCCGGTCAGGGAGAAGATAGGACGTATGAAGTACGAGCCCGACCTTGAGAAGGTCAGGGCCCTCATAGACGAGACAAACGCTCAGTTTGAGGAGCTCTTCAAGAGGTACGGGGCGTGA
- a CDS encoding V-type ATP synthase subunit F, producing MKIAVLGDRDTALGFKLAGAHEVYSFDDTPLELERLRNKLKELIERGDVGIILITERFAQKVELPEVTLPIILQVPDKSGSKFGEEAIKEIVRRAIGVELKR from the coding sequence ATGAAGATAGCCGTGCTGGGGGACAGGGACACGGCGCTCGGCTTCAAGCTGGCCGGCGCCCACGAGGTTTATTCCTTTGACGACACGCCTCTCGAGCTGGAGAGGCTGAGAAACAAGCTGAAGGAGCTCATAGAGAGGGGCGACGTGGGAATAATACTCATAACCGAGAGGTTCGCCCAGAAGGTTGAGCTCCCAGAGGTTACCCTCCCGATCATTCTTCAGGTGCCGGACAAGTCCGGCTCTAAGTTCGGTGAAGAGGCGATTAAGGAGATAGTTAGGAGGGCAATTGGTGTTGAGCTGAAGAGGTGA
- a CDS encoding V-type ATP synthase subunit C, whose protein sequence is MEPGAVSGILNTTLAVVFTWVGYKTAKIVWKYTPYSYPNARIKAMEAKLLTEQRFNELAESRTLQNFVVSLEDTDYRDYFADLSSYDIESIERALERALAGTYELMVKILPKRSAPFFRLMLEEWDVRNIASVVKAKLAGEPASDYVVELGTMLPKVKAMAEAKTMEEILVILEGTPYEEPYQKLLLGEMSLREFETELYKMHYAKLLNYALSRKEDERVILEEFVRLRIDKLNLLTVLRAKSAGMAAEEIKPMLIPGGSVKLDPLLHVDDLGMALAELDSTKYGKVIRDVREEVERDLGVLERTLERHIVERLSELNRFYPLSVATPLGYVLQKEREIRKLRAIAKLISDGLEPERIKEMAGDAA, encoded by the coding sequence ATGGAACCAGGAGCCGTGAGCGGAATACTCAACACCACCCTCGCAGTGGTCTTCACCTGGGTGGGCTACAAGACGGCCAAGATAGTCTGGAAGTACACGCCCTACTCCTATCCGAACGCTAGGATAAAGGCGATGGAAGCGAAGCTCCTGACCGAGCAGAGGTTCAACGAGTTGGCCGAGAGCAGGACGCTCCAGAACTTCGTGGTCAGCCTGGAGGATACCGACTACAGGGACTACTTCGCGGACCTCTCGAGCTACGACATCGAGTCGATAGAGAGGGCCCTCGAGAGGGCCTTGGCCGGAACCTACGAGCTTATGGTTAAAATCCTCCCGAAGAGGTCCGCCCCCTTCTTCAGGCTCATGCTTGAGGAGTGGGACGTCAGGAACATAGCGAGCGTTGTCAAGGCCAAGCTCGCGGGCGAACCGGCCAGTGATTACGTCGTCGAGCTGGGAACGATGCTCCCCAAGGTCAAGGCCATGGCAGAGGCCAAGACCATGGAGGAGATACTCGTTATCCTTGAGGGCACCCCCTACGAGGAGCCCTACCAGAAGCTTCTCCTGGGCGAGATGAGCCTTAGGGAGTTCGAGACCGAGCTCTACAAGATGCACTACGCCAAGCTGCTCAACTATGCCCTCTCCAGGAAGGAGGACGAGAGGGTGATCCTCGAGGAGTTCGTGAGGCTCAGGATAGACAAGCTGAACCTCCTCACCGTTCTCAGGGCAAAGTCTGCAGGAATGGCCGCGGAGGAGATAAAGCCCATGCTCATTCCGGGTGGAAGCGTCAAGCTCGACCCGCTCCTCCACGTCGATGACCTGGGAATGGCCCTGGCCGAGCTGGACTCCACCAAGTACGGTAAGGTTATCCGCGACGTCAGGGAGGAAGTGGAGAGGGACCTCGGAGTCCTCGAGAGGACCCTGGAGAGGCACATCGTGGAGAGGCTTAGTGAGCTCAACAGGTTCTACCCGCTCAGCGTCGCTACACCGCTCGGCTACGTCCTCCAGAAGGAGAGGGAAATCCGGAAGCTCAGGGCCATAGCCAAGCTCATCAGCGATGGCCTCGAGCCCGAGAGGATAAAGGAGATGGCGGGTGATGCCGCATGA
- a CDS encoding V-type ATP synthase subunit E, protein MEGAELIIQEINREAEQKIQYILSEAREEAEQIKEEARKRAEARAEWIMRKAQTQAEIERQRIIANARLEVRKKRLQVQEELIQEVISALRERLAELPEEEYFPMLIDLAVGAVKELGSESFVLRSNEKTLELLSNRLDEFRKALAERLGKDVEVALGEPVQTIGGLIVETPDGSVRVDNTFEARIERFEGELRAEIAKALFG, encoded by the coding sequence ATGGAAGGGGCAGAGCTGATCATTCAGGAGATAAACAGGGAAGCGGAGCAGAAGATACAGTACATACTCAGCGAGGCCAGGGAGGAGGCGGAGCAGATTAAGGAGGAGGCCAGGAAGAGGGCCGAGGCCAGGGCCGAGTGGATAATGCGAAAGGCCCAGACCCAGGCCGAGATAGAGAGGCAGAGAATAATAGCCAACGCCAGGCTCGAGGTCAGGAAGAAGCGCCTCCAGGTTCAGGAGGAGCTGATTCAGGAGGTCATCTCAGCTCTCCGCGAGAGGCTGGCCGAGCTTCCCGAGGAGGAGTACTTCCCGATGCTCATCGACCTGGCGGTTGGAGCCGTTAAGGAACTCGGCTCTGAGAGCTTTGTCCTTCGCTCCAACGAGAAGACCCTGGAACTGCTTTCCAACAGACTCGACGAGTTCAGGAAGGCCCTCGCCGAGAGGCTCGGGAAGGATGTTGAGGTCGCCCTCGGCGAGCCGGTGCAGACTATCGGAGGCCTCATCGTTGAGACCCCCGATGGCTCCGTCAGGGTTGATAACACGTTTGAGGCCAGGATAGAGAGGTTCGAGGGCGAGCTGAGGGCCGAGATAGCCAAGGCTCTCTTCGGGTGA
- a CDS encoding V-type ATP synthase subunit K (produces ATP from ADP in the presence of a proton gradient across the membrane; the K subunit is a nonenzymatic component which binds the dimeric form by interacting with the G and E subunits) encodes MDPIVYVSLGAALAAGLAGAASAFGVGIAGAAAAGVVAEDEKNFKNALILEGLPMTQSIYGLITLFLILMVSGILGGGFKFTDPTNMDNIVKSAILLGAGLVVGLTGLSAIPQGIIASAGIGAVAKNPKTFTQGIIFAAMAETMAIFGLVGALIMIVTGVGF; translated from the coding sequence ATGGACCCGATAGTTTACGTATCCCTTGGAGCCGCCCTTGCGGCCGGTCTTGCCGGAGCCGCTTCGGCCTTCGGTGTTGGTATAGCAGGCGCAGCCGCAGCTGGAGTCGTCGCCGAGGACGAGAAGAACTTCAAGAACGCGCTGATACTCGAGGGTCTGCCCATGACCCAGAGTATCTACGGTCTCATCACCCTGTTCCTTATCCTGATGGTCTCAGGAATCCTCGGTGGCGGCTTCAAGTTCACCGACCCGACCAACATGGACAACATCGTTAAGAGCGCCATACTCCTCGGTGCCGGTCTCGTGGTTGGCCTCACCGGCCTCTCGGCAATACCGCAGGGTATCATAGCCAGCGCTGGAATCGGTGCCGTCGCCAAGAACCCGAAGACCTTCACCCAGGGCATCATCTTCGCCGCTATGGCCGAGACCATGGCAATCTTCGGTCTCGTCGGAGCCTTGATAATGATAGTCACCGGAGTCGGCTTCTGA
- a CDS encoding V-type ATP synthase subunit I: MFRPEEMVKIEVITLNRYKDKLLTYLHENGVVEIRELDVRVAQKDSPNEYHRKAASYSITISRLVDFLKAHRKKGGGGIKEFIFPPERERKKYRYEGIEKLIKDVEAFLSTVEPEIKAVEGKITSTQTEIERIKNDIAILELLSAINLDVSYLKSTDMLEIVVGTVDRNRFRPLVEEVKKATDGRAVVVSRELKDKVLAVFAFLKRDYEKANPILAKYSLERLEVPEGKGTPRELIAVYEEKLRAKEKELESAKRDAEMLAEKYYNDVVFYQELMENERDKASVLPMLARTNMTFALTGWLPRTDVPRVLEGIKRVTENKAYINVREPGAEELDEIPIKLRNPGWARPFEMLTEMYGVPKYDEIDPTPIITFTYSFFFGFMLTDFMYGLIIAIIAALLVKGHRKFNDGTYKFSYTLLISSFFTMIMGALFGSYFGNALDLAGFTVPRVWDTFQDALVVLQLALAIGIAHLFLGYTLGFVVKFKNGDRKGAILDQLSWMLIILGIVTLVLGTNSPSAGTAGKALFGIGLVLFAIGEVVNNGGLAALLIISDFFGFVGSWLSYARLMALALATAGIAMVINILVQMVWGISIGPVPIGIVIGLILFAGGQLFSVAINALGAFVHSLRLQYVEFFGTFYSGEGKPFEPFRAKREVSELEFEA; this comes from the coding sequence ATGTTCAGGCCGGAAGAGATGGTCAAGATCGAGGTCATAACGCTCAACCGCTATAAGGACAAGCTGCTCACCTACCTCCACGAGAACGGAGTGGTCGAGATAAGGGAGCTCGACGTCAGGGTGGCCCAGAAGGATTCCCCTAACGAGTACCACAGGAAAGCCGCTTCGTACAGCATAACCATCTCGAGGCTCGTCGATTTCCTAAAAGCCCACAGGAAGAAGGGCGGCGGTGGAATAAAGGAGTTCATCTTCCCGCCCGAGAGGGAGCGGAAGAAGTACAGGTACGAGGGGATAGAGAAGCTCATAAAGGACGTTGAGGCCTTCCTCTCCACCGTTGAGCCTGAGATAAAGGCGGTGGAGGGCAAGATAACCTCCACCCAGACCGAGATTGAGAGGATAAAGAATGACATCGCGATTCTCGAGCTCCTATCGGCAATTAACCTCGACGTGTCCTACCTCAAATCGACCGATATGCTTGAAATCGTAGTCGGCACCGTGGACAGGAACAGGTTCAGGCCCCTCGTCGAGGAGGTTAAGAAGGCCACCGACGGAAGGGCTGTCGTCGTCTCCAGGGAGCTTAAGGACAAGGTTTTAGCCGTTTTCGCCTTCCTCAAGCGCGACTACGAGAAGGCCAACCCGATCTTGGCGAAGTACTCCCTCGAGAGGCTCGAGGTCCCTGAGGGTAAGGGAACACCGAGGGAGCTCATAGCGGTCTACGAGGAGAAGCTCCGCGCCAAGGAGAAAGAGCTCGAGAGCGCCAAGAGAGATGCCGAGATGCTGGCCGAGAAGTACTACAATGACGTCGTCTTCTACCAGGAGCTGATGGAGAACGAGCGCGACAAGGCGAGCGTTTTACCGATGCTCGCGAGAACCAACATGACCTTCGCTTTGACCGGCTGGCTCCCCAGGACCGATGTCCCCAGGGTTCTCGAGGGAATAAAGAGGGTTACCGAAAACAAGGCCTACATCAACGTCCGCGAGCCGGGTGCAGAGGAGCTCGATGAGATTCCGATAAAGCTCAGGAACCCCGGCTGGGCCAGGCCATTTGAAATGCTCACGGAGATGTACGGCGTTCCCAAGTACGACGAGATAGACCCGACTCCGATAATAACCTTCACGTACTCGTTCTTCTTCGGATTCATGCTCACCGACTTCATGTACGGTCTCATCATAGCCATAATCGCGGCCCTCCTCGTCAAGGGGCACAGGAAATTCAACGACGGCACCTACAAGTTCTCCTACACCCTGCTCATCAGTTCGTTCTTCACCATGATAATGGGTGCCCTCTTCGGCAGCTACTTCGGCAACGCCCTCGACCTGGCCGGCTTCACCGTCCCGCGCGTCTGGGACACCTTCCAGGACGCCCTCGTGGTGCTCCAGCTGGCCCTGGCGATAGGCATAGCCCACCTGTTCCTCGGCTACACCCTGGGCTTCGTGGTCAAGTTCAAGAACGGCGACAGGAAGGGCGCTATACTCGACCAGCTGTCATGGATGCTCATAATCCTTGGAATCGTTACCCTCGTCCTCGGAACCAACAGCCCGAGCGCTGGAACCGCCGGCAAGGCGCTCTTTGGAATAGGTCTAGTGCTCTTCGCCATAGGCGAGGTGGTGAACAACGGTGGCCTGGCGGCGTTGCTGATAATCTCGGACTTCTTCGGCTTCGTCGGCAGCTGGCTCAGCTACGCAAGGCTTATGGCGCTTGCCCTGGCAACGGCTGGAATAGCCATGGTCATCAACATACTCGTCCAGATGGTCTGGGGCATAAGCATAGGCCCCGTTCCAATAGGAATAGTCATAGGTCTCATACTCTTTGCCGGCGGCCAGCTGTTTTCGGTCGCCATCAACGCCCTCGGAGCGTTCGTCCACTCGCTCCGTCTCCAGTACGTTGAATTTTTCGGGACGTTTTACTCAGGTGAAGGTAAACCTTTCGAGCCCTTCAGGGCAAAAAGAGAAGTTTCCGAGTTGGAGTTTGAAGCTTGA
- a CDS encoding V-type ATP synthase subunit H — MEDVIKQIVDAEKRAEERIERAKEEAREIVLKAREEARLIEQEIIERAEKQAEALIEKARLEGEEEAKKILEEGEAEIEELKVKATNNLERAISAGIALVRGG; from the coding sequence ATGGAGGACGTCATCAAACAGATTGTTGATGCAGAGAAGCGGGCGGAGGAGAGGATTGAGCGGGCCAAGGAGGAGGCAAGGGAGATAGTCCTCAAGGCCCGCGAGGAGGCCAGGCTCATCGAGCAGGAAATCATCGAAAGGGCCGAGAAGCAGGCCGAAGCCCTCATTGAGAAGGCCCGTCTCGAGGGCGAGGAGGAGGCAAAGAAAATCCTCGAGGAGGGTGAGGCCGAGATAGAGGAGCTAAAGGTCAAGGCCACGAACAATCTCGAGAGGGCCATCTCGGCCGGTATAGCGCTTGTGAGAGGGGGCTGA
- a CDS encoding potassium channel family protein has protein sequence MFVVIMGAGRVGFLVAKMLEEDGHDVTIIEMDKARAKELSLLINGLVIEGDATDPRTLEEANIKQADAFAALTGKDDANLLACILAKHLNPKIKTSLRIGNPKNRKIFEEVTDLKRYFDFVISPEEIAAEYISRNIVTPGFDRVLFPKEGAEIVRFTIDENSEIAGKYVRDLQLPKDALMIAVYDEKGNLIIPSGDTKLPEKGQVIVFAKNSALEGLKELLERKKQSGEG, from the coding sequence ATGTTCGTCGTCATAATGGGTGCCGGGAGGGTCGGCTTCCTCGTCGCCAAGATGCTCGAGGAGGACGGCCACGACGTCACCATAATCGAGATGGACAAGGCGAGGGCCAAGGAGCTCTCCCTCCTCATCAACGGCCTCGTTATCGAGGGCGATGCCACCGACCCGAGGACGCTGGAGGAGGCCAACATAAAGCAGGCAGACGCGTTCGCTGCCTTAACGGGTAAGGACGATGCGAATTTGCTCGCCTGTATACTGGCGAAGCACCTCAACCCGAAGATCAAGACGTCTCTCAGGATAGGCAACCCGAAGAACAGGAAGATATTCGAGGAGGTAACGGACCTCAAGCGCTACTTCGACTTCGTGATTTCGCCAGAGGAGATAGCGGCGGAGTACATAAGCCGGAACATCGTCACGCCAGGCTTCGACAGGGTGCTCTTTCCCAAGGAGGGGGCTGAGATAGTCCGCTTCACCATCGACGAAAACAGCGAGATAGCGGGCAAGTACGTCCGTGATCTTCAGCTGCCCAAGGACGCGCTCATGATAGCGGTCTACGACGAGAAGGGCAACCTAATTATCCCCTCTGGCGATACAAAGCTTCCTGAGAAGGGTCAGGTCATCGTCTTCGCCAAGAACAGCGCGCTTGAGGGCTTGAAGGAGCTCCTCGAGAGGAAAAAGCAGAGCGGCGAAGGTTAA
- a CDS encoding preprotein translocase subunit SecD, translated as MRRKTKRLLLNWRIILLILFLAGSIATLAVKPLTFGIDISGGVALVAQTEHPVDSDTMQLVVDSLQKRLNTLGLRDITVEAQGDQIVLIKVANVSTAEQANQIKAVIESQGVFYMEFNGVIFGTGSDVEYVGIYQIKPDNSWSVPFRISKSAAEKFAELAKGKVGWPVDMFLDPPVNSLMVVPDSVYRLMNSTEFNAEAPEAPTLMERISKAFNITVVAYANQSADEIAGLAEGKDKIVLVDVPQELQSGLEGMNLTVRYVPRNPGESDHQLIVRVLGLYGPYSLGEGLTIGEPQQDVQITGTAPDRLTAEQEASTIYTVLKSGSLPVKLNVVGMEFISPRLGENFKTQALYAGIAALIAVLLIVYFHYRNWKIAIPVASTSFFEVLIILGFAALINWNLDLPSIAGIIAAIGTGVDQQIVITDELLSGERSTKISRRSSVIKRMGRAFFVIFASAATTIAAMSFLLVYFVGTLKGFAFTTILGVLIGILITRPAYAEIAKYLLGED; from the coding sequence ATGAGGAGAAAAACCAAGAGGCTCCTCCTTAACTGGAGAATTATCCTGCTCATTCTCTTCCTTGCGGGCTCGATTGCCACGCTCGCGGTAAAGCCTCTGACCTTTGGAATAGACATATCCGGTGGTGTGGCCCTGGTAGCCCAGACCGAGCACCCCGTGGACAGCGACACGATGCAGCTCGTCGTTGATTCGCTCCAGAAGAGGCTGAACACCCTCGGACTAAGGGACATAACGGTGGAAGCCCAGGGTGATCAGATAGTCCTCATAAAGGTAGCCAACGTCAGCACCGCCGAGCAGGCCAACCAGATAAAGGCGGTTATCGAGAGCCAGGGTGTTTTCTACATGGAATTCAACGGCGTGATCTTTGGAACCGGAAGCGATGTGGAGTACGTTGGCATCTATCAGATAAAACCTGACAACAGCTGGAGCGTCCCGTTCAGGATTTCAAAGAGCGCCGCCGAGAAGTTCGCCGAGCTGGCCAAGGGCAAGGTCGGCTGGCCCGTTGATATGTTCCTCGACCCGCCGGTCAATTCCCTCATGGTGGTTCCAGATTCCGTTTACAGACTAATGAACAGCACCGAGTTCAACGCCGAGGCCCCGGAAGCGCCCACCCTCATGGAGAGAATCTCCAAGGCCTTCAACATAACGGTTGTAGCCTACGCCAACCAGAGCGCGGACGAGATAGCCGGGCTGGCCGAGGGCAAGGACAAGATAGTCCTGGTCGATGTTCCGCAGGAACTCCAGAGCGGGCTTGAGGGAATGAACCTCACGGTCAGATACGTCCCGAGGAACCCTGGCGAGAGCGACCACCAGCTCATAGTCCGCGTTCTTGGCCTCTACGGCCCGTACTCCCTTGGTGAGGGCCTCACAATAGGCGAACCCCAGCAAGACGTCCAGATAACCGGAACCGCCCCCGACAGGCTCACGGCCGAGCAGGAGGCGAGCACGATATACACCGTCCTCAAGAGCGGTTCGCTTCCGGTCAAGCTCAACGTTGTTGGAATGGAGTTCATCTCCCCTAGGCTCGGCGAAAACTTCAAGACCCAGGCGCTCTACGCCGGAATAGCGGCGCTCATAGCGGTTCTTCTTATCGTCTACTTCCACTACAGGAACTGGAAGATAGCCATACCGGTCGCCAGCACGAGCTTCTTCGAGGTCCTCATAATCCTTGGCTTCGCCGCTCTGATAAACTGGAACCTCGACCTGCCGAGCATTGCAGGTATAATAGCGGCCATAGGTACCGGCGTCGATCAGCAGATAGTTATAACAGACGAGCTCCTTAGCGGTGAGAGGAGCACGAAGATAAGCAGGCGCTCGAGCGTAATCAAGAGAATGGGTAGGGCGTTCTTCGTCATATTCGCCTCGGCGGCAACCACTATAGCGGCCATGAGCTTCCTGCTGGTGTACTTCGTCGGAACGCTCAAGGGCTTCGCCTTCACCACCATACTCGGCGTCCTCATCGGAATACTGATCACCAGGCCCGCCTACGCCGAGATAGCGAAGTACCTGCTCGGTGAGGACTGA